A single genomic interval of Musa acuminata AAA Group cultivar baxijiao chromosome BXJ3-4, Cavendish_Baxijiao_AAA, whole genome shotgun sequence harbors:
- the LOC135635819 gene encoding probable 4-hydroxy-tetrahydrodipicolinate reductase 1, chloroplastic isoform X1 — translation MGTTGGDRQMLYKTVQDANVYAVISPQMGKQVMESHQASKLDTSGTAKAVISCFQKLSVTLDMKQIKQIRDPKKQLEMVGVPEEHLSGHAFHMYHLTSPDETVSFEFQHNVCGRSIYAEGTIDAAIFLFKKVQSKADKRIYDMIDVLREGNMR, via the exons ATGGGGACTACTGGTGGAGACAGGCAAATGTTGTACAAAACAGTCCAAGATGCAAATGTTTATGCAGTAATCTCTCCGCAAATGGGAAAACAG GTGATGGAGTCGCACCAAGCAAGCAAACTGGATACTTCTGGCACAGCTAAAGCTGTCATTTCATGTTTTCAGAAACTTAGTGTCACATTGGACATGAAGCAG ATTAAACAGATCAGAGACCCTAAGAAGCAACTTGAGATGGTGGGTGTCCCTGAAGAGCACCTCTCTGGTCATGCATTTCACATGTATCATCTCACATCACCTGATGAAAC AGTTTCCTTTGAGTTCCAGCATAACGTCTGTGGTCGCTCGATCTATGCCGAGGGAACCATTGATGCTGCCATTTTTCTGTTCAAGAAG GTCCAGTCCAAGGCTGACAAAAGAATATATGACATGATCGATGTCTTGCGAGAAGGAAACATGCGATGA
- the LOC135635819 gene encoding probable 4-hydroxy-tetrahydrodipicolinate reductase 1, chloroplastic isoform X2: MESHQASKLDTSGTAKAVISCFQKLSVTLDMKQIKQIRDPKKQLEMVGVPEEHLSGHAFHMYHLTSPDETVSFEFQHNVCGRSIYAEGTIDAAIFLFKKVQSKADKRIYDMIDVLREGNMR; the protein is encoded by the exons ATGGAGTCGCACCAAGCAAGCAAACTGGATACTTCTGGCACAGCTAAAGCTGTCATTTCATGTTTTCAGAAACTTAGTGTCACATTGGACATGAAGCAG ATTAAACAGATCAGAGACCCTAAGAAGCAACTTGAGATGGTGGGTGTCCCTGAAGAGCACCTCTCTGGTCATGCATTTCACATGTATCATCTCACATCACCTGATGAAAC AGTTTCCTTTGAGTTCCAGCATAACGTCTGTGGTCGCTCGATCTATGCCGAGGGAACCATTGATGCTGCCATTTTTCTGTTCAAGAAG GTCCAGTCCAAGGCTGACAAAAGAATATATGACATGATCGATGTCTTGCGAGAAGGAAACATGCGATGA
- the LOC135635818 gene encoding eukaryotic translation initiation factor 4B3-like: MASSGSAWAKPISWALDAEQHEAAMAVAKDDSSSTSDASDQQQRDFPSLAAATKGSKKKKKAQSMSLAEFTTGKPVSHNSSARLAFSSSSAGLTPDELLLLPTGPRERSAEELERSSFRGFGQSYGGARGRAAASGEDPNPSRWGSSRPSDEPRRGGFGGSGGGSDRDLGPSRADEVDDWGSAKKSMVPERRERGGAGGFFESQSKADESDSWISSKRTAPPADGRRFGSGGGFDIPREGRGGFDMFTKEGSNGGGADSETWGRKKDVAGSDAWREEEKGSDGRRRLVLQPRSLLLSNGNNGEPAHGEQDKGATEKKTKGSNPFGEARPREEVLAEKGQDWKKIDEKLETRKIGDAPPERSSFGKKVYGAANGTQRSPEGRTDRAWRNPDAAAASTPREDKIENTAPEI, from the exons ATGGCGTCTTCGGGGTCGGCGTGGGCGAAACCGATCTCTTGGGCGTTGGACGCCGAGCAGCACGAGGCCGCCATGGCCGTCGCCAAGGACGACTCCTCCTCCACATCCGACGCCTCAGACCAGCAGCAGCGGGACTTCCCTTCCCTCGCCGCCGCCACCAAAggctccaagaagaagaagaaggcgcagAGCATGTCCCTCGCCGAGTTCACCACCGGCAAGCCCGTCTCCCACAATTCTTCTGCTCGTcttgccttctcctcctcctccgcgggCCTCACCCCCGAcgagctcctcctcctccccaccgGCCCCCGCGAGCGCTCCGCCGAGGAGCTCGAACGCTCCTCTTTCCGCGGCTTCGGCCAGTCCTACGGCGGCGCCCGCGGCCGGGCCGCCGCATCCGGGGAGGACCCCAACCCGTCCCGCTGGGGCTCGTCCAGGCCTTCTGACGAGCCGAGGAGGGGTGGTTTCGGCGGATCTGGCGGTGGATCCGACAGGGATCTGGGGCCGTCCCGTGCCGATGAGGTCGATGACTGGGGATCGGCGAAGAAATCCATGGTTCCAGAGAGGAGGGAGAGGGGAGGAGCAGGGGGCTTCTTTGAGTCTCAGTCCAAGGCGGACGAATCGGACAGCTGGATCTCGAGCAAGAGAACTGCGCCGCCGGCAGACGGCCGGAGGTTCGGTAGCGGCGGCGGTTTCGATATACCCAGGGAAGGGAGGGGTGGTTTCGACATGTTCACCAAAGAGGGATCCAACGGAGGAGGCGCTGATTCCGAAACATGGGGGAGAAAAAAGGATGTCGCAGGTTCTGATGCATGGAGGGAGGAGGAAAAAGGCAGCGATGGAAGGCGTAGGCTTGTGCTGCAGCCCCGCTCGCTGCTGTTGTCCAATGGAAACAACGGGGAACCGGCCCATGGAGAGCAGGACAAAGGAGCAACGGAGAAGAAGACCAAGGGTTCGAACCCCTTTGGAGAGGCTCGTCCACGAGAAGAGGTATTAGCAGAAAAGGGGCAGGACTGGAAGAAGATCGATGAGAAGTTGGAAACCAGGAAGATCGGTGATGCTCCGCCAGAAAGGTCTTCGTTTGGCAAGAAGGTTTATGGGGCAGCAAATGGGACTCAAAGGTCGCCTGAGGGCCGCACAGACAGGGCTTGGAGGAACCCCGACGCAGCTGCGGCATCAACTCCAAG GGAAGACAAGATTGAGAACACAGCACCTGAAATTTGA